In Triticum aestivum cultivar Chinese Spring chromosome 5B, IWGSC CS RefSeq v2.1, whole genome shotgun sequence, the following proteins share a genomic window:
- the LOC123114808 gene encoding gamma-glutamyl peptidase 3 produces MKIVAADDQPQRSRRYALLLAARDSEYVLKVYGGYFNVFVSAFGGGGGEDGDVCETWDMFRAVDGELPDLDDVQRYDGFVISGSPYDAYADDLWILRLCLLVREAVSARKRVLGICFGHQVVCRALGGRVGKARRGGWDIGIREVVIAATLPPWRFLDALRDLPQCAKITECHQDEVWEAPLGADVLASSDKTGVEMFCVGDHVLGIQGHPEYTGDILLSLVDRLCTGQAITVSFAEDVKRQLKATSPDMEFWLNLCKSFLRAEELY; encoded by the exons ATGAAGATTGTGGCAGCTGATGATCAGCCACAGAGGAGCAGGAGGTACGCGCTGCTTCTAGCCGCACGGGACTCAGAGTACGTGCTCAAGGTCTACGGAGGCTACTTCAACGTCTTTGTGAGcgccttcggcggcggcggtggcgaagaCGGCGACGTCTGCGAGACGTGGGACATGTTCCGGGCGGTGGACGGGGAGCTCCCCGACCTGGACGACGTCCAACGATACGACGGCTTCGTCATCAGCGGCAGCCCTTATGACGCGTACGCCGACGACCTGTGGATACTAAGGCTGTGCCTCCTCGTCCGGGAGGCCGTCTCCGCCCGGAAGCGCGTCCTCGGCATCTGCTTCGGCCACCAGGTGGTATGCCGCGCTCTCGGCGGCCGCGTAGGGAAGGCCAGGAGAGGCGGGTGGGACATCGGTATCCGGGAGGTGGTCATTGCGGCCACGCTGCCGCCGTGGAGGTTCCTTGACGCGCTGCGGGACCTGCCCCAGTGCGCCAAGATCACCGAGTGCCACCAGGACGAGGTCTGGGAGGCGCCGCTTGGCGCCGACGTGCTGGCGTCATCAGACAAGACCGGCGTGGAGATGTTCTGTGTCGGCGATCACGTGCTGGGAATCCAGGGCCACCCGGAGTACACCGGCGACATACTCCTCAGCCTCGTCGACCgcctctgcaccggccaagccATCACC GTGTCGTTCGCTGAGGACGTGAAGAGGCAGCTAAAGGCTACTAGCCCTGACATGGAGTTCTGGCTCAACCTCTGCAAAAGTTTCCTCAGGGCTGAAGAATTGTACTAG